The Nostoc sp. NIES-3756 DNA window GACAAACCGTTGCAGAAATTCAGGGTTGGGGTTGGTTAAATAGAGTACATCCCGAAGACCAACAATACACTAGTGAAACTTGGTTAGCAGCCCTTGCTAATCACACCGTTTACGAAGCCAAGACCAGGATTCAGCGTTATGACGGCGAATATCGCTACATGAGTGTGCGGGGTGTGCCGATTTTAGCAACAGATGGTAGCATTTGTGAGTGGATAGGAACACATACTGACATTACTGAACGCGAAGAAGCTGAACAAGAGTTACGTCGAACGCTAGAAATTTTAGACTCAGCCAGTGACAGTATCATCATTCGAGATATGGATGACCGGATTATGTATTGGAATCGTGGAGCAGAACTCCTCTACGGCTGGGCAAAGGAAGAAGTGATTGGGCAGTATATTCACCAATTCCTGCAAACGGTCTTTCCTAAATCTTTAGAAATAGTTTTGAGTGAGTTTTTAGAGCGGGGAAACTGGGAAGGTGAACTACATCACACCACTCGTGATGGTCAGCATATTATCGTTGCCAGTCGCTGGACACTACAGCGTGATGCTCAAGGACAGACCTATACTCAACTGGAAATTAACACCGATATTAGCGATCGCAAACAAGCAGAACTCGCCCTAGCCCAAGCAAAAGAAGCAGCAGAAGCCGCTAATCGGACAAAGAGCGAATTTCTCGCCAACATGAACCATGAACTACGCACCCCACTCAATGGCATCTTGGGCTATGCTCAAATCCTCCAGCGTGACCCCGCCACCACCCCTAAGCAGCAAAAAGGATTAAGCGTAATTTACCAATGTGGCTATCACCTACTGACCTTAATCAACGATATTTTAGACCTGTCAAAGTTGGAAGTACAGAAGATGGATCTCTATCCCCAGGATTTCCACTTTGCCAACTTCCTCACCACCACCGTAGAAATTTGCCGCATCAAAGCCGAACAAAAGGGTATTGCCTTCAACCACCAAACTATCAACTTACCTACTGCCGTTCATGCTGATGACAAACGCCTGCGGCAAGTATTACTGAACCTACTAGGCAATGCAGTGAAGTTTACCGATTTTGGCAGCGTCACCTTTACGGTTGAGGCAGTGGAAACTCAACAAACTTCCCAAACTCCCACTACTAGAATCCGCTTTCAGATAAAAGATACAGGTATTGGCATTCCTAGAGATAAGTGGCAATCTATCTTTTTACCCTTTGAACAGGCCGGAAAACGCGATCGCAACAGCGAAGGTACGGGATTAGGGTTAGCCATCAGTCAGCAAATAGTGCAAATGATGGGTAGTTCTATTCAGGTTGAAAGTACACCAAATCAGGGCAGTTGCTTCTGGTTTGAGGTGGAATTGCCGCCTGCTGACTGGCTGAGTCAGCCCACATCTAATAACCGAAAAGTGATTGGCTACCAAGGCAACCCACGCAAAATTTTAGTTATCGATGACCGTTCTGAAAACCGTGCTGTTGTAGTGGGAATGTTAGCACCTCTGGGTTTCAAACTAGCTCAAGCCGATGATGGACAGACAGGACTGGATTTAGCACTCCAGATGCGTCCAGATTTGATTATTACTGATGTGATGATGTCAACTATGAATGGGTTGGAAATGACTCGCCGTCTGCGTCAGTTGCCAGATTTTGCCCTCACACCCATTATTGCCTCTCCTGCCAGCTTGTCCCAAGTGGATATGCAGGAGGCTCTTGACGCAGGATGCAGTAGCTTTTTCCCCAAACCGCTTGAGTTTAACGGCTTGCTGGGAGAACTGCAACGCCATTTAGAGTTGCACTGGATTTACGATACACCCCCAGCAGACCCAGTATGTTCGGAAGTTGCCAGTACGCCTCAATTGGTAGTGCCATCACCACAGGAACTGACAACTATTTACCGGGCAGCCCAAGATGGTTTTATGAGCGATATCCAGCAGGAAGCTAACCGCCTCAAGCAGCTCAACTCCCAGTACGTCCCCTTTGCCAATAAGCTACTCGAACTGAGCCAGAAGTTTGACGACGAAGCCATTCTCAATTTGTTAAAACCGCATATTTAACTACAACGCAAACCTCCTGCATTTTACGTAATATGTCTGATTTATCTATTTCCGGGAGTTCACGTATGTCTATTGAAACTACAGCTACAACGAAAACTATTTTGGTTGTCGATGATAATCCTACTAATATTCAAGTTTTATTTGATGTATTGACTGAGATTGGCTATCGGGTTGCGATCGCCAAAAGTGGAGAAGCTGCCCTGCAACGCCTCCAGTCTTACCATCCAGATATCATTCTTCTGGATGTGATGATGCCAGGAATCGATGGCTTTGAAACCTGTCAGCGCCTAAAAGCCAACTCCGCCACCCGTGAAATTCCCGTAATTTTTATGACTGCTCTCTCCGACTTAGTTGATAAGGTCAAAGGGTTAAGTTTGGGTGCAGTAGATTACATTACTAAGCCCATCCAACATGAAGAAGCCTTAGCCCGAATCCGAGTACACTTACAACTACGAGAAGCACAAAAGTCTTTACAGCAACAGACTACCCAGCTTACCCAGACACTAGACCATCTCAAACAAACACAGGTACATCTAGTACAGAGTGAAAAAATGTCTTCCCTTGGTCAAATGATGGCAGGTATAGCCCATGAAATCAATAATCCTGTGACTTTCATCTACTCTAATCTTGTTCCTGCCGAACAACACGTCAATGATTTACTAAATTTTATCGAGTTATATCAGCAGTATCATCCTCAACCTCACCCACAAATTCAGGAATGGATGGAAGAAGTAGATATTGACTACTTACAAGCAGATTTACCAAAACTGATGAGTTCTTTAAAATTGGGCAGTGAACGCATCCGGCAATTAGTTGTGTCACTCAATAAGTTTTCTCGTTTAGATAAATTAAAAACTGCCATAGTCGATGTGCATGAGGGCATCGATAGCACTCTATTAATTTTGCAACACCGTCTTAAACCCAGACCAGAACATCCTGGTATTCATATTATGCGAGATTATGGACAACTACCTCATGTAGAATGCTATCCTGGTCAACTCAATCAAGTATTCATGAATATTTTTAGCAATGCCATTGATGCCTTAGAACATAAGGATCAACAACGTAGTATCAATGATATTCAAGCCCATCCCAGCAAAATTTTTATCCGCACTGAACACTTACCAAACAATGAGATAGCTATCCAAATTGCAGATAACGCTGACGGTATTGAAGAAAGTTTATGTTCTCGATTGTTTGAACCATTTTTTACTACCAAACCCGTTGGCAAAGGCACGGGATTAGGGCTTTCCATCAGTTATCAAATTGTTACCGAAAAACACGGTGGTAAAATCTACTGCCAGTCTAAACCAGGAACGGGAACTGAGTTCACAATTCAAATTCCGGTTCGACAACCTCTGTGTTAGGTAATATTAAATGATTATTGAAAAATCAAAAAGGTAGTAGTGAGGAATATTCCTATTCCTCACCCCCAATTAAGTTACATCTTTGAGTTTATTTCACAGATTTTCTATTCCCAGTTGAGTATCAGCATCTTTCCAAGCAATAGCAAACTCAGATTTAACTTGTTGTGCTGGAGTATTTTTTTCTAATGCTTGCAAACTAGCTTGTAACCCAAATAGAGAACGCCCATTATGAGGATACTTAGCTAAGTCATCTCGAAAGACTTGTTCTGCGGCTGCATAATCTCCCTTAGCTAACAGCACACCACCTAATGCTTCTCTCGTGGGGAAGTACCAATCTGGTGGTTCCACATAATCTAAAGCATCTTCGGCTGCTACTGCTTGTTGCAAAATTTCTACAGCAGAGTTGTAATCATGGTTAGCTTTGGCAATTTTGGCATCAAGAAATTTTTGTGCAAGATTGAGAATACGGCTGGCGGGAGTAAAACCAATAGTCGCCTCGGCTGGTATTACCTGCGTTGCAGCTAGTAAGGCGCGGCTTTCATCGGCTGCATCTTGTAAATTACCTTGAGCCGCCTGTGCTAAACCCCGAGTAAAATGCCAAATAGCCGTGGTAGTTGGTAGTTTACTATCAGGAGCCGGAGTTTGTAAAATTGCCTCCCAGTCACCAAAACGCGCCTGCATCAGCAGCTTATTACCTAGAAACCCCTCCATCATCGGTAAATGAGGGTCTATAGAAGTAGCATGAGCTACTAGTTTATCAGCCGCCGCTAAAGCATCATGGTATCTACCAGCCATACTATTGGCTACCATCAGGAAGTGCATGTTATGGGTGAGATACAACTGGGGGTAAATACCCTGGACTTGATTGTGACAAATATAAGGCACATCTTGAGCGATCGCCAACTCATTGACTCTCCTTGCCCCTGTATAATCTCCCACACGAAAATAAATATGAGCCGGCATATGTACCAAGTGTCCCGCCGCCGGCGCAAGCTTTTCTAAGCGATTTGCACTTGCTAGGGCGCGTTCTGGATGTAAAGATGCTTCTACTGCATGAATATAGTAATGATTAGCTCCCGCATGGTTGGGGTCTTGTTGGAGAACTGATTCTAAAACAGCAACAATTTCTTCTGTATCTGTTTGCGGCTTCCCATCATGCGTCCAAAGTTGCCAGGGATGTAAATCCATCAAACTTTCCGCAAACAGTGTAGCTGCATCTAAATCATTGGGGTAACGTTTGGCGAGACTTGCCATTGCTTTGGCATAATCTACATTTAATTGATGTAAATCTGCATCGGCATTTGAGGAGTAACGCTGGGCAAGAGCTGTAATATAGTCTCGTTCTACTGTTGGTGCTTGTTGGGAAAGTACCAAAGCCTGCTGTATGGCTTGATAAGCAAGTTGTTCTTTTTCAGGAGTAACGACTGCATTAATATTTTGCCCCAAAGCCAAAGCTATACCCCAATACGCCATCGCCATTTGGGGGTCGAGTTCCGCAGCATGACGAAAAGAGCGTACTGCTTCGTCATGGTTAAAGGCGTAAACTAAGTTTAATCCTTGGTCAAAAAACTGTTGCGCTTGAGGATTTTGGGTAGAAACAGGATGATGGTGTGTTCCTAGTCCAGATATTAAACTGTAAGGCGGTTTTGTTTGAGCAAATGCCTCACTAGGTAAGAGTAAATATAGTATGAGTACCCAAACTATAAATAAGTACTTCATAAAATCGTCCAATATTTTTCACGTTTGCTATGTAAATAACAGGCATTTTTACAAAGAATACGCATCTACCCCAATGATGAGAGTTGCCTTTGCCAAGGTGGGCGAACTTATGCACTAAAATTCTGAAACAGATCCAAGCTCAGAAACCCTTGTATAAGCTGAATTTCTTAATGCGCGAATTTTTAAGTGGTATTAGTTGTTGATAAGTAGAAGCACTAAATTAAACTAAAAAAGAAGTTGCCGGGTTTCGACTGCGCTCAACCCTCGTCTTCTCTGGGATCGAGCATTGAGCGCAGTCGAAATGCGTCTTCTAAATAATTGTGTCCACATACTTATTTCCCATCAACAAAATAGGGCAACACAATTGTGCTACCCTACTTTAGTTTATATTCTCAATGAAAAGAGAGAAATTAAATCCGCGCTAACAGTGGCTCTTGTTTTGTTGTATTGACGCTATTTGATTCAAAATCAGTGCTGTAGATTTCACAAGAGTTATTAGGACTTTCAATCAGCTTCACTTTATAAAGCTTGGCTCCTAGTTCTTGAATGGGCGATCGCAGTAAATTACTAATATACAAAGCGATATTCTCAGCCGTTGGTACAACTTCGGCAAAGTAAGGAATATCTTTATTTAAGAATGTGTGGTCGAATGGTTCCACAACATGATCTTCAATCACTTGATTCAAAGCACCTAAGTCAACAATCATCCCGGTGCGTTGATCAATCTCGCCCTTAACTGTCACTTCTAAATGATAGTTGTGTCCGTGACCGTGGGGACGCGCACACTTACCATAAATTTCTGTGTTGTCTTCTTGGCTAAGATTAGGATGAGCCAGCCGATGGGCGGCGCTAAAGTGAGTGCTAATAGTGAGGTAAGCTTCCATTCCGTTTCCTAGATAATCTGCCCAAAGTTCAGGATGTTCAAACAACTGTACGCGGACTAGAGGCAAGTGAGGTGCTAGTCGCTGCCAGATAACCCGTGCGATATTTTCTGTCGTCGGCAAGGTTTGCCCAAATTCTGCCCAGACATCGTTGAGATAGGAAAAGTCCAGTTGGCTTGTAACTTCTCGCTTGATGACTTGTTTCACATCAGACAAGTTCAACACCATGCCATACTCATCTAATTCCCCAGCTAGGGAGATAAATATGACATAGTTGTGTCCATGCCCAGGAAACCGAGAGCAAGCACCAAATTTTTCAATATTCTCGGCTTCACTCAATTCTGGCAACCAATAGCGATGGCTAGCCGAAAACTGAGCGCGGCGGTTTACAATACATTGCATGAGTACACTGGGAGCAAATTTTAAACTTTCTTAATCTTTCACTGCTACCAGCATAAACTAATTTTTTAGTCATTAGTCATTGGTCATTAGTCATTTGTGTAGAAATTTTTCACTATTGACTATTTACAGAAGCCTGTGCTTCACAATGTAATCTTGTAGCGATTCGGAATAATTCTTGACCAGTATGTAAATAGCGATCGTCATAGTTTAAGGGAAAATAAGCCAACTCTTCCAACCCATCCGCCACTTGATTGAGGCTGTAGTAAAGATGGGCGGCTGCTCTAGCCATACTGGGAGGATTAGGACGGGAACGAAAAATAGTTTGGGCTTGCTTGAAGTCTTCTTTACAAGTGACTAAATATTCCTGAAACGTATCCAATAATTCATCATCAAAGGGATCAGCCGCTAGTTCCTCTATTTGTTCTTCTAATGAACTGAGAATGGTACAAAGTAAGCGGTTGACTGGATGATAAACCAAGCGTAGCCATTCTTCTACCTGCTCATCTGCATCCTTACCACTTTTACGCCTCTTTTTGTACTGTTCTTGGGCTGATGTAGTACGTTGTTGACGCTCACTATTTAATCTTTGTAATTTGTCCCGTAATCCTTGGTCATAATTGAAGCGACTTTGATTGTCGCCTAAAACCTCGTATGCAGCATTAATGCGAATAATCTGCTCTTTATCTGCTGTGTCCTGATTAGTATCGGGATGAAATAATTTTACCAAGCGGCGATAAGCTTGCTTAATCTCCGCTTGGCTGGCGTTGGGACTGACTTTGAGAGTGTCGTAATGATTTATGTCTTTCTTAGAATCGACCATTCATCCAATGTAGTTAGCTAATGCTAGCTGTTGCCTTCATCTCTAGGTCTTGGAACAAGGGTGTACTTAAGTACCTTTCGCCAAAACTAGGTTGAATCAACACAATTAAGCGTCCTTCATTTTCAGGACGTTGAGCGACGCGAATGGCTGCACACAAAGCTGCACCACTGGAAATTCCAGATAGTAAGCCTTCTTCTCTGGCTAAACGCCGACCATAAGCGATCGCTTCTTCATCGGTGACAGTAATCACCTCATCTATTAATTGTAGCTTGAGGACTTGGGGAACAAAACCCGCGCCGATTCCCTGAATTTTGTGGGGGCCTGGTTTACCTCCTGACAATACTGGGCTATTGGTAGGCTCAACGGCGATCGCCTGGAAACTAGGTTTACGAGCTTTCAAAACTTCCGCTACACCTGTAATCGTACCACCAGTACCCACCCCAGCAACAATCATATCTACTTGCCCATCGGTATCTTCCCAAATTTCTAGGGCGGTAGTTTCCCGATGTATTGTCACATTCGCGGGATTGCGGAACTGCTGCAACATATAAGCATAAGGCGTACTGTTAACTATTTCCTGCGCCCGGCGAATCGCACCACTCATCCCTTCCATTCCCGGTGTCAGCTCCAATTCTGCCCCATAAGCCCGTAACATTGCCCGACGCTCACCACTCATGGTTTCTGGCATCGTTAAAATTAAGCGATAACCCTTAGCTGCTGCGGCCATTGCTAAGGCAATACCTGTATTCCCTGATGTCGGTTCTACCAATACTGTTTTTCCTGGAGAAATCAGTCCTTCCTGTTCTGCCGCATTAATCATACTCACCCCAATTCGGTCTTTCACAGACGAAGATGGGTTCATACTTTCCATTTTCACAAGAATCTGCGCCACACATCCTTCCGCTTGAGGAATGCGATTTAACTGTACTAGAGGTGTACGACCAACCAATTCTGTAACGTTACGAGCAACCCGCATATTTTTTTCCTTATTTAGTTAATGGTCATTTGTCATTTGTCATTTGTCACTAGTTATTAATCATCTTCGCTGATGCACAGTACCTACTATTTACTCCTAAACTATGGACTGTTGACTAATGACTGTTGACTAATGACTAAATGTAATACATTACATCTAACTGCCTACGTGCATCTCTTTTTTCACAAAGATCCTGAAGGCTATATTTTTTCAAAACAGCATTTGCTGCTAGACGTGCTTCATGCCAAATTTCTTCTATAACCGAACCATCTAAGGTTTGAGACTTGACATGATCCTCCCCAGCAGTTGCCTCTAAACCTTCCAAGCATTCCAATATATCAAAAACGCTAATTCTACGGGGTTCACGGGCTAAAAAATAGCCACCTCTTGATCCCCGTTGACTTTTGAGTATACCTCCACGCCTTAAAGTTGCTAGTAGTTGCTCTAAATAGCGGTCGGGTATGCTTTGTTGAGCAGCTATTTGCCTAATCTGCATGGGTTCGCCACTGTCGTAATGTGTTGCCATTTCGATTAAAGCAAGGATGGCGTATTCTGATTTACACGATAGTTCCACAAGCAATAATTAATAAATAGTGTTTAGTTTTAGCTTCTTCCAGTATACTCCGGTTAAGCAGTGGGGTTTGTCTTTCACCGCTAATGACAGCAAAAAACCCCGCCATTAGACGGGGTTTTTGGATTTAAAAATTTTTAGTGAATTGTTAACACCTTAGAAGGTGAAGGTAGTTCTCAGAGTTCCGATAAACGCATCATCGTTGTTACCGTTCTGGTTAAGGTTAGTAACCCAGATTACACCAGGAGTGATAGAGATGTTATCAGATACACGATATTTGTAGAAACCTTCAACTTGGTAAGGAACTTCATTGTTACCACCAGATGTTCTACCCAAAGAATAGGGTTGAGCGCCTGCGAAGATACCCAATACGTTTCCTCTCTTACCAAAGTCAGGTAAAGATATACCAGCACCGTAAGTCCAAGCTTCTCTATCATCACCAGCACCACTACCTACGACATCAATGTAGGATACGAAACCACTGATTGATAGATTATTGCTGGGTCTAAACGCCGCAGATAAGCCGTAAGCGTTGATGGAAGATGGGTTGGGTAAAGCGTTGGCGAATGAACTACCAACTAAGGCGATATCATCTTCATTGCCAAAGAGATTGCCGTTTAATCCGCCTCTATAGCTGTGAACGTAGGTAGCAGCTAACGCCACGCGATCGCCTACACTAAAGTTCAACTGACCTAAAGCGGAGTAATCACCGTTGAACAAACCTGCATCTGTACCTGGGTTATTAGCATCTGATGCCAAGTAACCAAGTGTTAAAGAGCTAGGTTTCAGGATACCGCCACCTTGACCAAAAGGTATGTTGAACGCAATACCTGCGCCACCACCAATACGGTAGATGGGGTTTTCGGAAGAGAAGGTGGATAAAGCACCATTACCGCCGTCGGTTTTGTCAAAGAAGTAGGGGTTATTGACAGCAGCATAATGGCTATGACGACCGCCAGCAGCAGCTAAGTAAACTTGAGCTGGGCCGATAGGGGCTTCATAGGTCAATTTGTCTATTTCAACAGCGTTGTTACCTGTGCTATCAACTTGGAAAGTTTGTAGTCCTTGACCACTAGCACCAATGGGATTGTTATTGTTGTCTCTAAAATCAAAGCCTACTGCATTACCAGAGGACAGACGGGTAGTTAAAACGTCTCTACCTGTGAAGCTGGTTTGCAAGCCTAAACGTACTCTGTTTTGGAAGACAGTGTTGTTAGCGTCACCTGTGTTGTCACCAAATACATCGGTAACAGCAAAGATAGCTTCACCAACTAGCTTGGTGGTGGTGGAGAACTGGTTAGCTTCCAATTCTGCTGTGCGTGCTTCTAATGTATCAACACGACCACGCAGGGTTGCCAGTTCTGCGGAAAATTCTTCTTGTAAACGTTGTAAAGTAGCTAAATCTTGTTTGGTTACTAGGTCAGCTGTTGCTGTTGCAATCAATTCGTTAACGCGATCCAAACAAGCGTTTAAACCGGCTGCAAATTCATAACGAGTTAATGCACGGTTTCCGCGATATGTACCGTTAGGATAACCTGCGATACAGCCATAGCGTTCAACCAAGGATTGTAATGCTTGGAATGCCCAGTCGGTTGGTTGTACGTCAGAGAACTGAGAAACTGATGTTACCTGGCTTTGAGTAGCTTTACCTTCGTTACCGTAACGGTCAACTTGGTTGATAATTTGGGTTTCGTTGGTTGTTGGGGCTGCTTGAGCCACAATTGCTGGCTGTTGTGCAACTTCAGTAGGTACTACTGTGTCAGTTGTTGCTACTTCTGTGGTTGCGTTTGTCGCTGCGATCGCTGTTGACGAAACTAACAGTGTTGCGCCTAAAACAGCTGGGCTAACCACCAGGGATTTCCACAATATATTAGACATTTTGCTTTTCTCCTCACACCTTGTATAGATAATTGTTTTTGTTGCAGCTACTCTCAAAAGTGCGATATCTTATTTGACTCTTTTGATGAGGCATAGTTGCCACTTTTACAATTTTAGTTTTTGCCAAGCTAATAACTAATTAACTTAATCTTAAAAATTAATGCAATCAACTTATGCAAAAACTTACCCATATAGCTGATTATTATAGAGCATTTCGACTGCATGACAAGCCAGTAACGATCACCTCATTAACTGTCACACTTAATTCTACATATATACCAAAAAGGAGTAGCCAATGCTTGACTTAGTATGTATAAAAAAATATGTATTTTTTTATATATTTACTTTGCAATTTCCTAAGGAAAACCCTAGTTAATTTGTGAAATCTCCGTTGCCAGATCAAAATCCTTTTGTGTCAAACCGCCTGCATCATGAGTTGTCAGCGTAATTTTGACTTTATTATAAGACACCTCTATATCTGGATGATGTCCTGCTGTTTCCGCCGGCTCTACTAACTTATTGACAAATGCGATCGCTTCCACAAAATCTTTAAACTTGCGGGTAGTCTCCAACTTGGAACCTTGTCGCGTCCACCCAGAGAGTTTACTGGCTTGTGCTTCAATTTCCGCATCACCTAATAGTTGTGCCATTGCCGAAATCTCCTACATTTATTACGCCAGAGCATGTCAGTTTATTTTGGCTGTGGTCTATTAACTTTACCACCAACTGTTTTTATATCTCTTTACCACTGACTACTGATAATCCCTATAAAAAACTATCCGCTCTGATTTAGATCAGATAATCTAAGTCAGAGCGGTCTAGCGGGTCTTCAGGTTGCAACCAGACTGCCGGAAGGAACTCCGAGCTTTAGCCTAGCTTTTGGAGCTAACTTAGTCTCAAAAAGACTAAGGCTAACTTTTAGAGAACAGCCCCGGCACACAGCCGGCTAACTGCAACCTGATGACCCATGCTTATACTACTTTCTATCATGGGCATCACCTCCTTGTTGCCTAAACGGTCTTAGTCTCAAAAAGGCAGAGAATTTATCTCTGGGTTTTCACCTTCGACCAATATAACATGAAAAAGTAATTAGTCTATAGTTATTAGTCCATAGTCACTAGTTTTTCTCTCCTGCTTCCTGTTTCCCTCCCAGGAGGGGCTAGGGGTAGGTTTCTCCCTCATCTCCCCAATAAAAAACCCCCGCACAGGGGCGGAGGCTATTAACACAATGGCAAGCGATGAATCTTAAATCATGCTTAGAGAGCATTACCGCGAGGTAATACTTCTTCGGGGAATACAAATTTTTCGTGAGGCTGGTCTTGAGGAGCCATCCAAGCGCGGATACCCTCGTTCAGCAAAATGTTCTTGGTATAGAAGGTTTCAAATTCTGGGTCTTCTGCTGCACGTAACTCTTGGGATACGAAGTCATAAGCCCGTAGGTTTAATGCCAAACCGACAATACCTACAGCACTCATCCATAAACCAGTTACGGGTACGAACAACATGAAGAAGTGCAACCAGCGTTTGTTGGAGAAAGCAATCCCGAAAATCTGTGACCAGAATCGGTTGGCTGTCACCATTGAGTAGGTTTCTTCTGATTGGGTGGGGTTGAAGGCGCGGAAGGTGTTTGCGCCTTCGCCGTCTTCAAATAGGGTGTTTTCTACTGTTGCACCGTGGATGGCACATAGTAGCGCTCCACCGAGTACACCCGCTACTCCCATCATGTGGAAGGGGTTGAGTGTCCAGTTGTGGAAGCCTTGGAGGAATAGTAAGAAGCGGAAGATTGCGGCTACACCAAAGCTGGGTGCGAAGAACCAGCTTGATTGTCCCAAGGGGTACATCAAAAATACGCTGACGAATACCGCGATGGGTGCTGAGAATGCTAGGGCGTTGTAGGGTCTGATGCCTACTAGACGCGCAATTTCAAACTGACGCAGCATGAAGCCAATCAGTCCAAAGGCTCCGTGTAATGCTACGAATGTCCACAAACCTCCTAGCTGACACCAACGGGTGAAGTCGCCTTGGGCTTCAGGCCCCCACAATAACAACAGGGAGTGTCCCATGCTGTCTGCGGGGCTAGATACTGCTACTGTCAGGAAGTTTGCTCCTTCCAAGTAGGAGGATGCTAATCCGTGGGTGTACCAGGAGGTGACGAAGGTTGTGCCGGTTAGCCAACCGCCTAATGCGAGGAAGGCGCAGGGGAATAATAATATTCCTGACCAACCTACGAATACGAAGCGATCGCGCTTTAACCAGTCGTCTAGTACGTCAAACCACCCTCTACTGGGGGCGCGTCCTACTGCGATGGTCATTACAACAAATCTCCAAAATTTTTATAAGTTCGGGTTTGTCTACAGATTGGCTTTAGATTGCCTTCCATAAACAGACAATTAACTAGATTGTCAATCTAGTTTACAATTTTTTACTGACTCTAATAATTCTAGGCGTAAATCACTAATTTTTCCAGTGAATTTTGGAAAGATTTTAATCTTTAGATACATAAGGGGTTAGGCAGGAGGCAAAAGTTAATAATTTCTTCCTCATCTCCTGGTTGGTGAGCGCAGTCGTACCACTACGTGGTTCGCGGTAGCGTTGCGTAGCAAAGCAAGCTACGCGTTAGCGTCTCCGTTCTCTGCGAGAGGCTACGCCAACGCGCAGCGTCCCGGAGGGAAGGAGAACCACATCTTCCCCCAATCCCCAATCTCATAACGCTAAAATGAGTCCTACAGTTATATCTAAATTCCTGCTAAATGTTTACCATTGACTTAACCATCAAAAATACCGCCTTCCCTGTAACAGTACAACGTAAGACAGCAGAGGATGCTGAGGCTGTTTATCA harbors:
- a CDS encoding PAS domain S-box protein; its protein translation is MSEIFPSESCQVNECSQSMRQIPQAKPQEALQPKQAQCNSVIGESMKGNTHINSEISQNQVYLQQSIEFAPIAIAIFDQQMRYLACSRKWLEEYHLKDDIIGRCHYEIFTDISPEWQQIHQRCLAGAIEQCDEDPFPRANGSLNWVSWSIHPWYEASGEIGGITIFSENITQRKQTETAIQHNQDRYRSLVSAISQVVWVVPGDGNVIHDNPSWREFTGQTFEEFVGWGWLDVIHPDDRQLALETWETAVKTGNAYEVEYRLRRYDGEYRYMLMRGVPVLEADGSIREWIGICNDIHESKEAEFALRENNALLRSILENTPDFIVVKDCQGRHVALNSNLANFMGKSIQEIIGKDDTELLPLDTAREIMAKDQEVITTGKKLTYEEGFFDGEIYQTFLTAKVPWQDNHGNILGIIGTTRNISDRKQAELALKQSEERLRSLIEATSQIVWSTNAEGGFVTDQPQWRAFTGQTVAEIQGWGWLNRVHPEDQQYTSETWLAALANHTVYEAKTRIQRYDGEYRYMSVRGVPILATDGSICEWIGTHTDITEREEAEQELRRTLEILDSASDSIIIRDMDDRIMYWNRGAELLYGWAKEEVIGQYIHQFLQTVFPKSLEIVLSEFLERGNWEGELHHTTRDGQHIIVASRWTLQRDAQGQTYTQLEINTDISDRKQAELALAQAKEAAEAANRTKSEFLANMNHELRTPLNGILGYAQILQRDPATTPKQQKGLSVIYQCGYHLLTLINDILDLSKLEVQKMDLYPQDFHFANFLTTTVEICRIKAEQKGIAFNHQTINLPTAVHADDKRLRQVLLNLLGNAVKFTDFGSVTFTVEAVETQQTSQTPTTRIRFQIKDTGIGIPRDKWQSIFLPFEQAGKRDRNSEGTGLGLAISQQIVQMMGSSIQVESTPNQGSCFWFEVELPPADWLSQPTSNNRKVIGYQGNPRKILVIDDRSENRAVVVGMLAPLGFKLAQADDGQTGLDLALQMRPDLIITDVMMSTMNGLEMTRRLRQLPDFALTPIIASPASLSQVDMQEALDAGCSSFFPKPLEFNGLLGELQRHLELHWIYDTPPADPVCSEVASTPQLVVPSPQELTTIYRAAQDGFMSDIQQEANRLKQLNSQYVPFANKLLELSQKFDDEAILNLLKPHI
- the cysK gene encoding cysteine synthase A, coding for MRVARNVTELVGRTPLVQLNRIPQAEGCVAQILVKMESMNPSSSVKDRIGVSMINAAEQEGLISPGKTVLVEPTSGNTGIALAMAAAAKGYRLILTMPETMSGERRAMLRAYGAELELTPGMEGMSGAIRRAQEIVNSTPYAYMLQQFRNPANVTIHRETTALEIWEDTDGQVDMIVAGVGTGGTITGVAEVLKARKPSFQAIAVEPTNSPVLSGGKPGPHKIQGIGAGFVPQVLKLQLIDEVITVTDEEAIAYGRRLAREEGLLSGISSGAALCAAIRVAQRPENEGRLIVLIQPSFGERYLSTPLFQDLEMKATASIS
- a CDS encoding 6-carboxytetrahydropterin synthase, whose protein sequence is MQCIVNRRAQFSASHRYWLPELSEAENIEKFGACSRFPGHGHNYVIFISLAGELDEYGMVLNLSDVKQVIKREVTSQLDFSYLNDVWAEFGQTLPTTENIARVIWQRLAPHLPLVRVQLFEHPELWADYLGNGMEAYLTISTHFSAAHRLAHPNLSQEDNTEIYGKCARPHGHGHNYHLEVTVKGEIDQRTGMIVDLGALNQVIEDHVVEPFDHTFLNKDIPYFAEVVPTAENIALYISNLLRSPIQELGAKLYKVKLIESPNNSCEIYSTDFESNSVNTTKQEPLLARI
- a CDS encoding sensor histidine kinase is translated as MSIETTATTKTILVVDDNPTNIQVLFDVLTEIGYRVAIAKSGEAALQRLQSYHPDIILLDVMMPGIDGFETCQRLKANSATREIPVIFMTALSDLVDKVKGLSLGAVDYITKPIQHEEALARIRVHLQLREAQKSLQQQTTQLTQTLDHLKQTQVHLVQSEKMSSLGQMMAGIAHEINNPVTFIYSNLVPAEQHVNDLLNFIELYQQYHPQPHPQIQEWMEEVDIDYLQADLPKLMSSLKLGSERIRQLVVSLNKFSRLDKLKTAIVDVHEGIDSTLLILQHRLKPRPEHPGIHIMRDYGQLPHVECYPGQLNQVFMNIFSNAIDALEHKDQQRSINDIQAHPSKIFIRTEHLPNNEIAIQIADNADGIEESLCSRLFEPFFTTKPVGKGTGLGLSISYQIVTEKHGGKIYCQSKPGTGTEFTIQIPVRQPLC
- a CDS encoding J domain-containing protein, which produces MVDSKKDINHYDTLKVSPNASQAEIKQAYRRLVKLFHPDTNQDTADKEQIIRINAAYEVLGDNQSRFNYDQGLRDKLQRLNSERQQRTTSAQEQYKKRRKSGKDADEQVEEWLRLVYHPVNRLLCTILSSLEEQIEELAADPFDDELLDTFQEYLVTCKEDFKQAQTIFRSRPNPPSMARAAAHLYYSLNQVADGLEELAYFPLNYDDRYLHTGQELFRIATRLHCEAQASVNSQ